From the genome of Denticeps clupeoides chromosome 4, fDenClu1.1, whole genome shotgun sequence, one region includes:
- the tox4a gene encoding epidermal Langerhans cell protein LCP1-like isoform X1: MDLNFYPDLSDASRQHLSTDFLDASAFGGYGSVSKLPGGSDCYVTISGAGHPFLCAEQTFHTPSLGDEEFEIPPISLDAGLSVEDMEAHFRELAAECRNAEGPVGSSTFSRCAADSAFVSVLVPPPSHSLEPLSMSVLAQSDGGALSSTLGIDLVRSVGQHFTSSSPVTIDVPLSEMTSNLQGFAQLATIDQSELNLGLGGAVTATCSRSVDPLLCARSHPAEDGNQVWPVQILPYDHVPGLMVEFCLLTELLQGAVVGSMDCPLNIAPPAAAAQPLTVPTPPTMVRIVEGKPAVVPASGVGADLVLVKRGRKKKDPNEPQKPVSAYALFFRDTQAAIKGQNPRATFGEVSRIVASMWDSLGEEQKKVYRKKTEAAKKEYLKALAAYRANDPSKPFVEVLNPPSAVHPGQLHPSHHMNNSEQNKTSDICMSSIILDVPRVTTRSQTGALPPGSRPPVSLTPTVTKFIISKQMVQADAQIHSVSSSVMMVGAVQPSPAHPSCLSALPCLQAKPGGLEIPLSVSATAPTPLQIKFVPAALQADVATPVTMATTPVLSTSSPLVSFPACSPPSLAVREEFPSTETEVEVDACAEEAVFVPSMCVRAGCTNPAVESMDWNKEYCSNECVVSHCRDVFMAWCSFRSQNSTTVS, from the exons ATGGACCTCAACTTCTACCCGGACCTGTCGGATGCCTCCAGGCAGCACCTGTCCACGGACTTCCTGGACGCGTCGGCGTTCGGCGGCTACGGGTCCGTCAGCAAG CTCCCAGGTGGCAGTGACTGCTACGTCACCATCAGTGGGGCAGGACATCCGTTCCTGTGTGCTGAA CAGACCTTTCATACCCCCAGTCTTGGTGATGAGGAGTTTGAAATCCCCCCCATCTCCCTGGACGCCGGCCTCAGCGTGGAGGACATGGAAGCTCATTTCAGGGAGCTGGCAGCTGAGTGTAGGAATGCGGAGGGGCCGGTGGGCAGCAGCACGTTCAGTAGGTGCGCGGCAGATTCTGCTTTTGTGTCCGTGTTAGTTCCCCCACCATCACACTCCTTGGAGCCCCTGAGTATGAGTGTCTTGGCTCAGTCTGATGGAGGTGCTCTAAGCTCCACCTTGGGAATA GATCTAGTGCGGTCAGTGGGCCAACACTTCACCAGTTCCTCCCCTGTGACCATTGATGTTCCCCTCAGTGAGATGACCTCAAACTTGCAAGGCTTTGCCCAGCTCGCTACCATTGACCAATCAGAGTTGAACCTGGGCCTTGGCGGTGCAGTCACTGCTACCTGCTCCAGGTCCGTGGACCCACTGCTGTGTGCTAGATCCCACCCTGCTGAAGACGGAAATCAGGTTTGGCCGGTCCAGATTCTTCCTTACGATCACGTGCCTGGTCTGATGGTTGAATTTTGTCTCCTTACTGAACTGTTGCAGGGTGCTGTTGTGGGATCCATGGATTGTCCCCTCAACATTGCACCCCCAGCAGCGGCGGCTCAGCCCTTGACcgtccccaccccacccacgaTGGTGAGGATAGTTGAGGGCAAACCTGCTGTGGTGCCTGCCTCTGGTGTGGGAGCGGATTTGGTTCTAGTTAAGCGGGGCAGGAAGAAGAAAGACCCCAACGAGCCCCAGAAGCCAGTGTCTGCTTACGCCCTGTTTTTCAGAGACACCCAAGCTGCCATCAAGGGGCAGAACCCCCGTGCCACCTTTGGAGAGGTGTCCAGAATAGTTGCTTCTATGTGGGACAGTCTGGGTGAGGAGCAGAAAAAG GTGTACAGAAAGAAGACTGAAGCTGCTAAGAAAGAGTACCTAAAGGCACTTGCAGCCTACAGAGCAAACGACCCCTCTAAG CCTTTTGTTGAAGTGCTGAACCCCCCCTCTGCTGTTCATCCTGGACAACTGCACCCATCCCATCACATGAACAACTCTGAGCAGAACAAAACCTCTGACATCTGCATGTCCAGCATTATCCTGGATGTTCCACGAGTCACAACACGCTCCCAGACTGGCGCTCTACCTCCAGGATCCAGGCCTCCTGTCAGCCTAACCCCCACAGTCACCAAGTTCATCATCTCCAAACAGATGGTCCAGGCCGACGCCCAAATTCACTCCGTGTCCAGCTCTGTGATGATGGTGGGAGCAGTTCAGCCCTCCCCAGCGCACCCCTCATGCCTCTCGGCACTGCCCTGTCTCCAGGCTAAGCCCGGTGGTTTGGAGATTCCATTATCCGTTTCAGCCACGGCCCCCACCCCCTTACAAATAAAGTTTGTGCCAGCTGCCTTACAGGCTGATGTTGCAACTcctgtaaccatggcaacaaccCCGGTCCTCAGCACTTCGTCTCCTCTGGTGTCGTTCCCTGCCTGCTCACCCCCCAGCCTGGCAGTAAGAGAGGAGTTCCCGTCAACAGAG actGAGGTGGAGGTGGATGCCTGTGCAGAAGAGGCGGTCTTCGTGCccagtatgtgtgtgcgtgcaggaTGCACCAATCCAGCAGTGGAGAGCATGGACTGGAATAAAGAGTACTGCAGCAACGAGTGTGTAGTTTCacactgcag GGACGTGTTCATGGCCTGGTGCTCCTTCAGAAGCCAAAACTCAACAACTGTGAGTTAA
- the tox4a gene encoding epidermal Langerhans cell protein LCP1-like isoform X2, whose product MDLNFYPDLSDASRQHLSTDFLDASAFGGYGSVSKLPGGSDCYVTISGAGHPFLCAEQTFHTPSLGDEEFEIPPISLDAGLSVEDMEAHFRELAAECRNAEGPVGSSTFSRCAADSAFVSVLVPPPSHSLEPLSMSVLAQSDGGALSSTLGIDLVRSVGQHFTSSSPVTIDVPLSEMTSNLQGFAQLATIDQSELNLGLGGAVTATCSRSVDPLLCARSHPAEDGNQGAVVGSMDCPLNIAPPAAAAQPLTVPTPPTMVRIVEGKPAVVPASGVGADLVLVKRGRKKKDPNEPQKPVSAYALFFRDTQAAIKGQNPRATFGEVSRIVASMWDSLGEEQKKVYRKKTEAAKKEYLKALAAYRANDPSKPFVEVLNPPSAVHPGQLHPSHHMNNSEQNKTSDICMSSIILDVPRVTTRSQTGALPPGSRPPVSLTPTVTKFIISKQMVQADAQIHSVSSSVMMVGAVQPSPAHPSCLSALPCLQAKPGGLEIPLSVSATAPTPLQIKFVPAALQADVATPVTMATTPVLSTSSPLVSFPACSPPSLAVREEFPSTETEVEVDACAEEAVFVPSMCVRAGCTNPAVESMDWNKEYCSNECVVSHCRDVFMAWCSFRSQNSTTVS is encoded by the exons ATGGACCTCAACTTCTACCCGGACCTGTCGGATGCCTCCAGGCAGCACCTGTCCACGGACTTCCTGGACGCGTCGGCGTTCGGCGGCTACGGGTCCGTCAGCAAG CTCCCAGGTGGCAGTGACTGCTACGTCACCATCAGTGGGGCAGGACATCCGTTCCTGTGTGCTGAA CAGACCTTTCATACCCCCAGTCTTGGTGATGAGGAGTTTGAAATCCCCCCCATCTCCCTGGACGCCGGCCTCAGCGTGGAGGACATGGAAGCTCATTTCAGGGAGCTGGCAGCTGAGTGTAGGAATGCGGAGGGGCCGGTGGGCAGCAGCACGTTCAGTAGGTGCGCGGCAGATTCTGCTTTTGTGTCCGTGTTAGTTCCCCCACCATCACACTCCTTGGAGCCCCTGAGTATGAGTGTCTTGGCTCAGTCTGATGGAGGTGCTCTAAGCTCCACCTTGGGAATA GATCTAGTGCGGTCAGTGGGCCAACACTTCACCAGTTCCTCCCCTGTGACCATTGATGTTCCCCTCAGTGAGATGACCTCAAACTTGCAAGGCTTTGCCCAGCTCGCTACCATTGACCAATCAGAGTTGAACCTGGGCCTTGGCGGTGCAGTCACTGCTACCTGCTCCAGGTCCGTGGACCCACTGCTGTGTGCTAGATCCCACCCTGCTGAAGACGGAAATCAG GGTGCTGTTGTGGGATCCATGGATTGTCCCCTCAACATTGCACCCCCAGCAGCGGCGGCTCAGCCCTTGACcgtccccaccccacccacgaTGGTGAGGATAGTTGAGGGCAAACCTGCTGTGGTGCCTGCCTCTGGTGTGGGAGCGGATTTGGTTCTAGTTAAGCGGGGCAGGAAGAAGAAAGACCCCAACGAGCCCCAGAAGCCAGTGTCTGCTTACGCCCTGTTTTTCAGAGACACCCAAGCTGCCATCAAGGGGCAGAACCCCCGTGCCACCTTTGGAGAGGTGTCCAGAATAGTTGCTTCTATGTGGGACAGTCTGGGTGAGGAGCAGAAAAAG GTGTACAGAAAGAAGACTGAAGCTGCTAAGAAAGAGTACCTAAAGGCACTTGCAGCCTACAGAGCAAACGACCCCTCTAAG CCTTTTGTTGAAGTGCTGAACCCCCCCTCTGCTGTTCATCCTGGACAACTGCACCCATCCCATCACATGAACAACTCTGAGCAGAACAAAACCTCTGACATCTGCATGTCCAGCATTATCCTGGATGTTCCACGAGTCACAACACGCTCCCAGACTGGCGCTCTACCTCCAGGATCCAGGCCTCCTGTCAGCCTAACCCCCACAGTCACCAAGTTCATCATCTCCAAACAGATGGTCCAGGCCGACGCCCAAATTCACTCCGTGTCCAGCTCTGTGATGATGGTGGGAGCAGTTCAGCCCTCCCCAGCGCACCCCTCATGCCTCTCGGCACTGCCCTGTCTCCAGGCTAAGCCCGGTGGTTTGGAGATTCCATTATCCGTTTCAGCCACGGCCCCCACCCCCTTACAAATAAAGTTTGTGCCAGCTGCCTTACAGGCTGATGTTGCAACTcctgtaaccatggcaacaaccCCGGTCCTCAGCACTTCGTCTCCTCTGGTGTCGTTCCCTGCCTGCTCACCCCCCAGCCTGGCAGTAAGAGAGGAGTTCCCGTCAACAGAG actGAGGTGGAGGTGGATGCCTGTGCAGAAGAGGCGGTCTTCGTGCccagtatgtgtgtgcgtgcaggaTGCACCAATCCAGCAGTGGAGAGCATGGACTGGAATAAAGAGTACTGCAGCAACGAGTGTGTAGTTTCacactgcag GGACGTGTTCATGGCCTGGTGCTCCTTCAGAAGCCAAAACTCAACAACTGTGAGTTAA